Sequence from the Castanea sativa cultivar Marrone di Chiusa Pesio chromosome 12, ASM4071231v1 genome:
AGATCCAAATGCGCTACTCTTATGGTAAATACAGATCTGACAAGACAGCTCTGACAAGACAGGTCTAACAATTGAGTAATATGCAgtcattcacaacatttttctgGTGACACATAAAATTGGACTAAATGCTTTTAACTTTGAAGATTGTCTCCTGTGAGAGCTTCTCAATTAGTTGGTGATGGCAAATCTATTAACATATAGGTACAAGTTTAGGTTCCCAATGCTGATAGTTTAAGCAGTTCACCAAGAATATTACTGCTGCTGATGCAGACCTTTCTCTGTTGATCAATGAACTGATCAATTGTCAACAACATGACAATATTTGGATGTATCAAGAACGTGGTAATGACTTGGTCATTGAAGAAATTTTGCATATCAAAattaaatccccattaaggtaAGTTATGATCAAGCTCCTcatggttgaaaattttgaaccatCACTAACCATGATTTGATTCTAACGATTGTTGCATTATGAGAATTGCAATAACAATGTCCTCAAACATGCTAATACAAGTCATTTTAGTAACTTTATGATTGTTGTCgtacttttaaataataaaaattcagagaaaagcaaaagcaaaaaataaaaagaaatgaatagaAAAATCAGTTATTCTCTTAATTAGAAAAAGAGCATCTGCTTTGGTTTCAAGTTAGAAAACAACCCTAAAAAACCTTCAACAAGGGAGGAAGCTAGACACAACCTCTAGGAAGACTAATTCCGATACGATCAATTGTTAATAATGTTGATATTTGGACGTATCAAGAACTTGTTTTAATGATTTGTTCTTTACAGATATTTTAAATATCCAAATCAATTCCTCATAAAAGTTATTATCAAGTTCCTCGTTGCtgaagattttaaattttataactaCATTTGATTGTAAAGTTTGTACATTTTAGAATTGGAATCCTGATTGTCTTTAGCTATATAACAAGTGGAGTGGGGAAAAGTTATATAACTGTTGTCATACTTTAAATTAATAAGAATTTTCGgagcaaaacaaaaataaaaggaacaaGAACTAGAACAGAAAACGCAGCTGTTCTCTtaaacagaaaaaaagaaaaagaaaaaaaaaaaagagcattttttttggttgaaggtTAGTACACAACTTTAGAGAACTTTCAACTAGGGAGGAAGCTAGATGCTACTCCTAGCTAGACTAATCATTCTGACTGCAATCTATGCATGACTTTACATATATGATATGTaatgagataaaaaataatttcgaTTGTAATGTTTGCAGTGGCATGCATATATTGTTTTTGCaccttgaaaatttttaaaacaatgatgagagaaattaaaaagcATACAATGGACTGCACTTATCTTTTTGTCTCTTGGCCATGTGACAGATTCACCTCATGAAATAGTCCAATGATCCAACATCAAGGGGGGCAACCAGCACAAGTAACACAATCACTAAACCAAGATGGCCCTAATCATTATTTCTTTCATAAGACTCAGTTTTTTATATGCATATCAAATTAGCTAGGAGTATTGCTTTGTGTTTTTTGATTAAACAAACTAGAAGGGAGTTTGAATAAGTGCTAATAATTAACTAAGGTACAGCTAGCAAGAaacttttttgaaattaaaattaacccAAAAGAGTACAAGTATATGCCAAAGGAAAGGGAAAGCGATGATGCATCAACCAACAAAACTCGAATTTAGAAGGATGGTGACTTACGGGCAATAGAGAGAAAAACGTTGATCAACCTTCTGGGTCACTTCACAAAATTCCTTCCAATGAAAAAATCTCAGGTCACTAATCACTCACTTGACTCCTCGCAAGCAGCTATGGACATGCATAttctctatttttaaaaaagaaattggatCCCCCTAGTTCCATCCCCTACCCTTGCAGCTCTCCTCCAACAGGATTGGTTGCAATTGAACCCTCTCTAAAGGTCTGGATTTGCTTTTCTTGCTGTTGTTGAggcttttctttgttttttgaacTATTAGTTACCCTGCACATTGAAATCaaacaaacttttaaaaaagTTGGCCACATTAGTGGCAGAGAAATGCTCTTTCTTCACAGTTGCCTTGTTCCTATAAGTCCAAATAGACCATAAGATAGAGACAAAAGACAACGAGAAGTACTTTAAGTTCTCTAAATTGCCCTGATTTCTCTTCATCCATGCTTGAATCAAGTAAGGTTGAATGAAATTAGTTCTAATGGATAGATCAAACCAAACCAGATTTCTCTAGATgacaagggaaaaaaataaggtCTAAGGTTTCTGCATCTTTGACACACAGAATAAAGTCCTCACAAGTCTTCTCAATTCTGCCCTCACAAgaagaaaattcaataaaatcCTCCAAAAAACGACATTAATTTTAGAAGGTGATTGTAACCTACAAAATGGCTCCAATGCTCAAGGTCTTCACTTATGGTTGTGCTAGTAAGATAAAAAAAGGACCTGCCAGCATGGTTTCTACAATTTCTGCTAAGCAACAGCCATTATCCTTTTCAACCAAATAAGCACCAGATTTAAAATGAGACCTTATGAGCTTGTCAGCAACACAAACATGAATTTGTAAAATTCTCTCAGAATCATTTTGGCCAAAGAGTTTTCAAACGAATCTAGAATTCCACCCCGGCTAAAAGTATTTTTGACTAGCACATCTGCTACAACATTTACAGAACCTAAACAGTTTCATAGGACACCCCCTTGTTGACATACAAAAAAATTGGAACCATATGTATATACTTGGATGTCTATAAAGGTATATTATCAATTTACTATGAGATGTAATAAATCAGGCTAAAATGGCAAAACAATGACAAAAATGTGACAAAACTTAAATTGTAGGTGTAAGGCATCAAAACGACAATAACAAGTAAAGTGGGGTTTACAAATCTAAGCATACTACCTTCTCCCATTTTCAATCTTGTTAAATACTTGCTTGCCTGCTTGGGTCTAATTACTATAAAGATGAACATGTGAGAAGGGCATGGGTGGTTGAACTTGGTCATGATCCTAAACAACCtggaaaatttcaagaatatcaAGAGCCAAAGAACAATAATCATATGTCAAACACTTCCATAATTAAAAAGCAATTATAAAATGAGTTTTAAAGTATTAATATCATAGATAAATGAGGTAATTATATTACAGATGGAGGCAACACATGTGATAGGCTATAGCACCCTTTCCATTCAAACTtgacattatatatattctgtTAAGCTCCTAAATGTCTGGGGAGGAaaatagaataggaaaaaaaagtcTAGCTAAGAAAATGCAAAGGAAAAAGATATGTCTATTTAAGATGAGATTTGGCAGCAAAAACTTCCAGTTTTGATGTTTACTGACTTTTAATCACATTAAAAGCATGCTTTTAAAACACCAACAAAAGCATTTTCTTGCCATTCTTTGTTGTCAAACCACTAGGAGTCTCATTGACAACTCTACTCAAACATGTGGTGGGCAATCCATTAAAATATGTacactaaaagaaaaagaaaacgcaGAAACCAACAGGGGAAAGACAGTAACTTACTGAAAAGTTGATTAACCATCAGGGTTACGTTCATTAGATTCTTCATAATCGCTTAACTCCTCATCACAGTCCTTGTACTCACTTGACTCCTCAGAATCAGAGTTACCATTGGTTTCTGTGTGCCTTTTAATCCTTTTTGAGCTTCCTTCTCCACTGGGTTCAGCCCCATTGTAATCATCACGATTGCGCTTGACTTTGTGACATTCCACTGCCACTGACGAATTGTCGAAATTATGATGGAGAACATCCATGCCATCATAAGGAGTGATGCTGCTGTTGCTATTCTGGACCATTGTTCGGTCAAGATCTTCTATGTCTTTCATATGAATCCCCCATTTTTTTACCTTCAACATTGAATCAGCGGTTTcaattttaattctaatttgactGAATCCATTCACGTCACCTTCCCACAATAATTGATTTGATTCCTCGTCGAAGAATTGAGGAACCACATAGACTAGCGAAACGTGATCTGATGAAACCTTATAAATTGAGGGATGGTATTCAATACGAATTCTTTTTCCATTGGCTATCAAATGATAACTAAGATCGGTAGTGAATTGATATGGATCATCATTCGTACAAAACATAACGCAAATAGCAATTCCCATGTTCTTACACAAATGAGaaggttgttttattttcactTCATTCCCCATGCTTTGGTGGCTAAACCACTCAGGAATTTCACTTCCAGGAATAACAATGGCATATGGATAATAAGGCTTGGGTTTTAGGactgagagaggaagagagggagagagcttgAGGGATTTTTTTATCCCAGAGATAAACCAGTCTATGCAGCTTTGATTGTCAGCCAATTGAAAGCAATTTTGAAGATAGAGAGATGGTTCCAATGAATCGCTTGGTTTTAATGGATCTGGTAACATTTCTAGTGAGATACAACCTTCTGCCTCAACGCGTCGAAGATTCAATGGAAGCTTTGGCAATGATCGAAGACTTGTGCAATTATTCAAGTACATCTCTTGCAAATTCGAAAGTCGAATGATGCTTTCCGGAAGGCAAACAAAATCATTTCCACTTAGATCCAACCATTCTAAAGAGAATAAGGAACCAATATCATTGGAGATTGCCTTGAGATTGCAGTCTTTTAAATACAAGTAGGTCAAAAAAGATGCAGGTGATAGAGATAGATAAGAGAATAGCAAGTCGATGGGATTAGATGATAACCCCTTGCATCCTCTGAAATCTAGAAAATAAAGACGTTCTAAGAGACCAATGGAAGAAGGGACCTTTCTTATAGCAGTTTTGCTCAAATGCAATATGTTTAGACTTCTGGCATTCCCTAGGTTCTCTGGCAGTCTATCCAGTTTTGAGCATCCTTCAAGATAGACTGTTGTAATcaactttaaattaaaaatggtaTCAGGTAAATGCACAAGATTTTTGCAATTACGTAAATCCAAGTCACAAAGGTTAGTCAAATGCTCAATTGACGTGGGTAGTGTTGTAATTGCAGTACCCCTCAAATAAAGGAGGTGTACACGTTTCATGTTTCTCccaaattttggaatttttgttatttttgagcAACCATGAAGTCTAAGTTCCGTGAGACACTCCATTTCAAACTTGCTTGGAAGACATCTGAGGTTCTTGCACCCATCTAAATTAAGAATAGTAAGCTTTTTATGAATTCCAATTGATGGGTGAATCCTAcgtaaatttatacaatcttCAAGAACCAAACTCTTAAGATTTGGGACTTCAATGATGCTTGGAACTTCAATAAGTTTTGGAGATTCACTTAGCTCAATGaatttcaaattctcaaaactctgttaaaagccaaaaaagaaaaaaagagtaaaataattAGTTTCTACAAAcaaacttattatatatatataaaaaaaaaagtagtataaGGGTACCTAAATTACCTTTGATTGGGAACTTGATGTCAACGATTTTGAAGGGTACCCTCTCCAATCAAGAACTCTTAAGCTATTAGGAAGATGTTTGAGATCATGCATAAGTTGAACACCACAAATTTTAAGCAATTTTAGATCTCCCATCTTTGAAAAGGCTTCAGGATTCCAATATACCTTTTTTGCTTCATGCAACTTTAGTACCATGCCTTGAATTGCCTCTGTTCCCTATTAATAAGAATAAGAGAGATTAGTATAAAATGTATTATATTATTGCTAGactaatataatttaaactccatatcattctttattaaaaaaaatatgttgaataataaaataagatatatgCTTAGCTTCTTTCAAGAACCCCTTACCGTATTTTTTGTCAACACATTGTCAATATCTTCAAACAACCACAATCTACTACGTTTCCCGGGGTCTTTAGGGCACTCTTGATGAACTATATCTCGGCCCATTTCTTGTAGTAAATCATGCATCCACAATTCATTTTTATGCAATTTAACTAGAGATTTATCAATGAGAATCTTTAATCCAATTTTAGGATAAAGCCCAAGATAGTCTAGTATTTTTATGACAAAATCTGGATACACGTGattaaaaaaacatgcaatatttaagaaaattttcttttctgttgGGTGTAGTCcatcaaaacttatttgaaGCACATCGAGAATTCTTCTTTCAGGAAATTCATTGAGCCTATCCAATCCATTTCTCCATTCATCAATGTTTTTTCCGAACAAGAAAGAACCCAAAACTTCAAGGGCCAAAGGAAGACCCTTAGAATAATTTACAAAAGCTTGAGATAGCTTTCCATAATCTTCAGGTGGATGGTCCATTTTCAAAGctttcaaattaaaaagttgAAGAGCTTCCTCATGATTCAAGACTTCAGcctcatatatttcttttactCCTAGCAACACCAACAAATTCTTATCTCTTGTTGTTATCATAATTCTACTACCTGAACCAAACCAACAATTCTTCTTAGCTAACTTCTTCAATTGGTCTAATTCATTTACGtcatcaagaacaagaagaatcTTTTTGTTACGTAACCTACTTTTTATCATGAGAACTCCATTATGAACATTGTGTACCTTCAAATCTCTATCATTCAAAAGTTCCCTCAAAAGTATTTGTTGTATCTTATGTAAACCACATTTTTTAGATTCTTCCCTAATACTAGCGATAAAACTACAAGCTTCAAATTCATTGGAAATCATACCATAAACAACTTCAGCAAGAGTTGTCTTACCCATTCCTCCTGTCCCCCAAATTCCTATAATGCGAACATCATTTGACTCCATAGCTAAGTGTAACTTCAATTTCTCAACTCGGGTTTTCATTCCTATTAGTCCAACAGTATCTTCTGAGAATgtatttctcaatttatttaatATCTCTTTCACAATGACTTTGATACATTTTGCCTCAGAcctacaaaaaagagagaataataagCTGTGAATCTGAATCTACCAGTGCAGGATATATccataatataaatttagtaGATATATGGCATTAAGTTTAGTTTGTTAAAACTGAAATTGGGACGAATAGATGTAATCGAATGCTactttgttatattattttttataataatgtaATTAAACGCTTCGAGCCAAAATCCAAAGAGCTAcccatataaatttttttttttaaaggaaaactaCCCATATAGATATTGGGTTGCCAACTTACCATCGTTCATTTTTAGCAATACAATTATGAACTGTTCCTTGATTCCTTTcttaattttcataaataattgtGGTTGAAATTTCCTAGACTTTACATCTTCAATCTTTAACATGTTTTATACCTCTTTATGTGTAATTTCATATGAAACGTTTCCCTACTTCCCAAGATCTTGGCCTTCCAAACTAGGAGGTGGTATATcctgcacccggcatatatgccgggtgtctcacacaggggcgggccccacacactgtggggcccgcccctgtgtctcacacccggcatatatgctgGGTACAAGATATAAAAATTGCCAAACTAGAGCTTTAATTTACAGGGagtaaggaagaagaagaaaatctaTGAACGGGAGGGAAAAAGAGCAGCTGCAGAATATTTAGAAATGAGGAAATTCAATGTCATCATCCAATCCCGTTGCTTACGATAGCAATGGTCACTAATAAGTCGAGCAATGTTAgggaccaattttttttttttttacaacttttgcCACAATTTGCCATGTGGTGAGTTATGAGTGGTAAATGTACGAACACACCATTTGACCTCTACCATTCACAGCTTATCATGACTCATGTGACAAAAATTCCACTAGAAATCCCACTAGTTGTGGTAatagttgtgaaattttttgtgtctttAGCATTTAATTTTCCTTAATAAGTCTActaaatctatcaaaaaaatcactataaaaaaatataaaaaaataaaagagccgACTAAATAGCCTTGTTGACCATTAAacaagagaggtgctacgtccacaacatttttacaacaattttacaacaaatcataggtggttagttgttataggttcaaatttgaatctaacactaagattacttttttgtcccaacaataacaaccagtaacaacttgccacttaggatttgttgtaaaaatgttgtggacatatcatttttcattAAACAATGGAATCTTTCTCTTTGCTTATTTGTATTGTACATCAAATcattaactgttttttttttttgagaattaaatCATTAACTGTTTTAATTGTTTCAATTGTCGCCCTAAATAAGTTACTGTTAActacaaataacaaaaattgacaTAAATTGTGACTTATTCCTGCCTAAAAATATTATTCCATGCAAAATTACAAGATATTTGGTAGAATATATGAGAGTTTTAGAATTATATAACAATCGGTCATTTAGTTATTGTCACCAAAACATTCACATTAAAATTAGCTATTATTATATAAGCTCATGTCAAAATCACATCAAATCATATATTATAATACTTAAAATTAGGATTAATTAAACCAACATTCCTTGAGATTTATTCAGATGACACTCGTCCCAACAGCATTTACATAAATAACACTCATTCCTCTTGAGGTTTCTATAAATCCAACATGTAAGTCCTACTTTCCTGCTCTAGATGGAAGATGTGCCACAAGACATTACTCATGTACTTTAGGCAATTTAGCCTTGTTTGATTAATGAAGTTCATTtgtcttcttctcaaaaaagaaaaaaagaagaagaagtcataCTCGATAAATCTCCATATTCATTGATGAACCCATATAAGTGTGACCCTTCCTGCTGGGACAATACACAGGACATGACAACTTAAATGTCTTATTTGTGATGTTGAGTTTATTCTTTGCTATTTATATAAAATGAGCAATTTATACATAGCTTTTATTGATGTTAAGATCTATAggacttttttatttgttgtgttATTGTAGAAATTTGATTTATGTTATACTTGCTTTAAATAACTCTTTTCATGGTTAGATCCTAAAGAAATTTCACTTCTTCATGAATTTATCTTGAATTaggattgttaggttctaaatatttagtcTTAAATGTTTAGGTTCTAAATATGTTGTATGTTGGAAAACCAAGAACAAAAACTAGTCTAGAATAAGATCTTAGTGTCTTTGAAGTGGTCTAGACATTGCTTAAGTTGATATAAGTTAAGGTTCAAGAACGTACAAGCTACAGAAAAATGAATTCAGAAACTGAAGAGCTCGACCGATCGAGAGAGACCTTCAACCGATCGAACTGCAGTTtgctaaattttaattgatttgaagcactttttttattaaagttttagtttgcctaattatattattattttaaaaaaatttcattaactccttcactattttttaaatggaattAAGTATGGTTTGATTCCAAAAGAAAaccattttttcttcaatcttttttcCCCCTCACTTCCCAccatttaagaattttttttttgggggtatcTTTTTAATTTGACAAGTTTAAGACTTTAAGCTCATCATATTCAGTACttcaaattttgtcatttactttttaaaatatgaaaccaacaaaaattcatgtttttgcAGGgctaacttttattatatatatatatatatgtatatctttGTGTTCACctagttttacttttattatatcttttttcattttttatgtttaaagtTTTCTaccatttcaaaaattaaaaaaaaaaaaaaaaatttctaaatgaGACAGCTTTTTTGACTGGGTGGTACAAGTGACACAAATTgcaaataaagcaaaaaaataaaaaagaataaaagttcTAATACACATTTACACACGCCTGAAAGAGTACGATTTTGGTTGAAATGACTTAGGGTCATAGTTATAGTtgcttgtataataaaaaaaagtactgcatttttaattaatcaagtCCAAAATTCGTTCGcaggtttgtttgtttcaatgaaaaataaagataatattttggtgTTTTTCGACATTTTGTAGCATCGGAAAAAATAAGTTAACGAAAAACTATGTTTGGTCAACAGAAAAATtatagcttatttttagagattattttcTACTAAATTTtgttggaaaacaactctatcttagCAAGCAAATTAAGGaaagttatgaaaattttttagcCCATttaagttgctaccaaacatagaaaaatgatatagtattataaaaaatactttttaagaaatgactcattttctagaaattatCACTATCGAAACAAACAGAACATATGTCAAGTAATGTAAAATCGTGTAAAAATACATAGTCATTATAGTTAccatgtaaatttttattaacattatttattttgcatttagttatttattttttctttacatatcttgaaaatgaaagaagatAGGGAAGGTtagtttttgaatttgaaagaatgaatttttttttttaaatatcaagaaaaattaatatgaaatgttttgtgaaatagataatttaatgtagggtattttgaaaaataagtaagaaagatataaaaattagatccttatactaaaatagaaataactttttatatatataagatgcaCATGCTTTAAACGTGTGTGTAACAGTGTAAAAAATGCTGCTAAAAAAAAACCACGATCTTACCTTTGATGTGGCAGTAAATGCTCGCCGGATAAATTCCCCACTTCTGTCATAGCATCCTTCCATTTCTGGATCTTCTCTCTGTCAATTCTGTCATCTTTCTGATGTTCGTCAAAGGCTTTTTCAAATGGCCCAGTCTGCTTCCGTACGTCGGAGGGATCTACGTGGTAAAAGACAGGCACCACTTTAagtctcttattttttttgcattcaaCAATTTCAGTAAGTTCATTCAAGCACCACCTAGAATCAGCATATTGTTCTGAGAAAACAACGATTGCATACTGGGAATTTTTTATTGCTTGTATGAGCTCAGAAGCAATTTCCTGTCCTAGTTGGAGTTTTTCGCTGTCTCTAAAGGCTTCAACGCCTCTCAATCTAAATGCCTCAAATAAATGGTCTGTAAAGCTATGGCGGGTGTCCTCACCCCGAAAACTGAGAAAAACATCGTAGTTTGAACCAggaattgaagaagaagatgatgacaaTGATAAAGAAGGTGTTTCGGAGCTAGTGGAAGCCATTGGAAACTTAGTAACTAGCTTTTTTGTGGAAAAGTTACAAAGAAAGTTGCAGAACAAAGAAAATGGAAACCAGGAAAGAGAGTTAATAGAGCTTTATGAGATCTAACTTTCTGTAAGAAGAATGCCCTATGGCAAGGAACGTAAAGCTAGCTCTAGTAAGATGAATAGATAGAGGTGTAGGCAACGCTGGTATGGGATATATGGACTGATAGGAAAAAGTTTATATAGATAGATATCAAAGGCTAATAATTAGTAAGTATTATGGTAATAATTAGTCTAAGAAATGCTTATCTCAATTCAAAGGCATCTTCTAGGAAAAATGTTTGAAAATGAGAGCTGGGAGAAAAGAACCTTAAAAGGATAAGAGAGCAGCTTTGATACATTAACAATGTTTACCAACCACCCTTTTGTTCTTTAAAGGGCTGAGCATACACATCCTCTCCTTCCAGGCATCTTCCAGTCAAAAGGCGGACTCAAAGTTATCAAATCTAtgagtaaaacaaaacaaaaacaaaaacaaaaaaaaaacagaaggaaaaatacaaagtcAGATTTAGTTTATCTCATGCAATTGCATGTTAAAAAGCAAAGGGATTGGAACGAAAGAGATAAAGAGACTTTGTTTGCCCACCACACctactcattttttaaacagagTAGGTTTGTAAGTGGCCATCTCAATTCAAACAAGTTATATAATAATGacttaaatttatatttgtaaaagaGACTTTGTTTGCCCACCACacctacttattttttaaacagaGTAAATGTGCAAATGACTATCTCAATTCATACAAGTTATATAataatgatttaaatttaaatttgtaaaagaaaCTTTGTTTGCCCACCACacctacttattttttaaacagaGTAGGCGTGTAAGTGGCTATCTCAATTAAAACAGGTTATATTATAATGACTTAACTTTATATTTGTAAAAGAGACTTTGTTTGCCCACTACACCTACTCATTTTTTAACTAGAGTAGGTTTGCAAGTGGCCATCTCAATTCAAACAAACTATATAATAGTGacttaaatttatatttgtaaaagaGACTTTGTTTGCCCACTACacctacttattttttaaacagaGTAGGTGTGCAAGTGGCCATTTCAATTCAAACAAGTTATATAATAATGacttaaatttatatttgtaaaagaGACTTTGTTTGCCCACCACacctacttattttttaaacagaGTAGGCGTGTAAGTGACCATCTCAATTAAAACAAGTTATATAATAATGacttaaatttatatttgtaaaagaGACTTTGTTTTCCCACCACACCTactcattttttaattagagtaGAAATGCAAGTGGTCATCTCAATTCAAACAAGTTATATAATAATGgcttaaatttatatttgtaaataaaataaattatgatgaGCATTGTTTAGCCCACAAGGTATGTCAGTATTAAGGCAATAATTAACCCAAGCAATGCTTATCTCAATTTAGAGGCATCTCCTaggaaaaacaattgaaaatgaGAGCTGGGAGAAAAGAATATTCATAGGATGGGGGAGCTGCTATGACATCAATTATATGCAATGCTTACGAATTCAAACTAACGTCTAGGTCTATTTAACTGTAGGAATCAGATCAAGCATAAAGGTATCATTCTTCGAGCACGCTTTTGTTCTTTAAATGTGAATTCATTCATAATAGTATTAGTCCCTTGGTATCTAATGAGAATGTATAACTCAGTTATTAACATCACATGATTTTTACTAGTCTCTTGGTATCAATTGAGAATTTATAAAAGATTTCCAGTTTTGATGGTTACCTACTTTCCAGCACATGATTTATTCTGCCTTTAAAACACctacaaaaatctttttcttgccattctttgttcttttaaGTCAGACTAT
This genomic interval carries:
- the LOC142621247 gene encoding TMV resistance protein N-like, producing MASTSSETPSLSLSSSSSSIPGSNYDVFLSFRGEDTRHSFTDHLFEAFRLRGVEAFRDSEKLQLGQEIASELIQAIKNSQYAIVVFSEQYADSRWCLNELTEIVECKKNKRLKVVPVFYHVDPSDVRKQTGPFEKAFDEHQKDDRIDREKIQKWKDAMTEVGNLSGEHLLPHQRSEAKCIKVIVKEILNKLRNTFSEDTVGLIGMKTRVEKLKLHLAMESNDVRIIGIWGTGGMGKTTLAEVVYGMISNEFEACSFIASIREESKKCGLHKIQQILLRELLNDRDLKVHNVHNGVLMIKSRLRNKKILLVLDDVNELDQLKKLAKKNCWFGSGSRIMITTRDKNLLVLLGVKEIYEAEVLNHEEALQLFNLKALKMDHPPEDYGKLSQAFVNYSKGLPLALEVLGSFLFGKNIDEWRNGLDRLNEFPERRILDVLQISFDGLHPTEKKIFLNIACFFNHVYPDFVIKILDYLGLYPKIGLKILIDKSLVKLHKNELWMHDLLQEMGRDIVHQECPKDPGKRSRLWLFEDIDNVLTKNTGTEAIQGMVLKLHEAKKVYWNPEAFSKMGDLKLLKICGVQLMHDLKHLPNSLRVLDWRGYPSKSLTSSSQSKSFENLKFIELSESPKLIEVPSIIEVPNLKSLVLEDCINLRRIHPSIGIHKKLTILNLDGCKNLRCLPSKFEMECLTELRLHGCSKITKIPKFGRNMKRVHLLYLRGTAITTLPTSIEHLTNLCDLDLRNCKNLVHLPDTIFNLKLITTVYLEGCSKLDRLPENLGNARSLNILHLSKTAIRKVPSSIGLLERLYFLDFRGCKGLSSNPIDLLFSYLSLSPASFLTYLYLKDCNLKAISNDIGSLFSLEWLDLSGNDFVCLPESIIRLSNLQEMYLNNCTSLRSLPKLPLNLRRVEAEGCISLEMLPDPLKPSDSLEPSLYLQNCFQLADNQSCIDWFISGIKKSLKLSPSLPLSVLKPKPYYPYAIVIPGSEIPEWFSHQSMGNEVKIKQPSHLCKNMGIAICVMFCTNDDPYQFTTDLSYHLIANGKRIRIEYHPSIYKVSSDHVSLVYVVPQFFDEESNQLLWEGDVNGFSQIRIKIETADSMLKVKKWGIHMKDIEDLDRTMVQNSNSSITPYDGMDVLHHNFDNSSVAVECHKVKRNRDDYNGAEPSGEGSSKRIKRHTETNGNSDSEESSEYKDCDEELSDYEESNERNPDG